A region from the Takifugu rubripes chromosome 22, fTakRub1.2, whole genome shotgun sequence genome encodes:
- the tnk2b gene encoding tyrosine kinase, non-receptor, 2b isoform X7 encodes MRRFNKLKKSFPFLANFHVYRKLGGSMQCEEGTDWLLELLLEVQLQQYFLRIRDDLNVTRLSHFDYVKNEDLEKIGMGRPGQRRLWEAVKRRKAMCKRKSWMSKVFSGKRPDGGDFPQQGQPTSSFRKASPPPEGVPALQLGGGGALLDGQHQALTCLIPEKDLTLFEKLGDGSFGVVKRGEWLTPTGKVLNVAVKCLKTDVLSQPDALEDFICEVNAMHSLDHQNLIRLYGVVLTHPMKMVTELAPLGSLLERLRCVHPQGPVLIHTLCQYAVQVSCGMAYLEQRRFIHRDLAARNILLASAHKIKIGDFGLMRALPNNHEHYVMQEHRKVPFAWCAPESLKTRTFSHATDTWMFGVTLWEMFTHGQEPWLGLNGSQILHKIDKEGERLPKPEDCPQDIYNVMLQCWAQKPDDRPTFVALREFLLETMPTDMCALEDFDEPDKLHIQLNDIITIIEGRAENYWWRGQNKRTLKVGQFPRNVVTSVAGLSAHDISRPLKNSFIHTGHGDSNPRRCWGFPDRIDDLYLGNPMDPPDVTGVDLGDARPTQLPGRAKRPCYDPVHEDDDLNVAALKRLSLKKSASVKGLKLKPAAWVSASKQGSGRTTGSCCTPSSDMSLIDFGEENPPPTPSPVVEIRTPSISKLLLEAENLLDRTPPQSPCRSLPRPLHPTPVVDWDARPLPPPPAYDDVAQDEEDMEVCSINSVEPLGEIKGSEQSSSEGDVRLPCGTERAVLEDNLFLPSRHNQGLSTSFSQSAEIFQELQQECMRRLNVPTGGATHVNPPSQTLHTPDGHQESVLSNEDRPQIPPRVPLPPRPVKRGEYAAARWSRDLSLTPADPTEDASDSAQDQPPQVPPRDPLSQPGSRTPSPRGPVVGSPHQWVYSVSPTAMQAPAGSYLSTSPGKLMPTTHSFASDPKYAAPKVIQAQGKEAPSRGPCILPIVRDGRKVSNTHYYLLPERPPYLDRYDHFFREAENLPLGEEKPGRQANTATVRPMVVSGPAQHAELKANFSSNNNNSSLGGPRSGMKTSVSLPRVCSDGPMAPASCGGTDGGVNSADRVRMVQEAVHGVTLEECQAALQNHSWNVQKATHYLKVEQLFCLGLRSRSECLKLLETCDWNLEVASTQMLDSYGSTTRQR; translated from the exons ATGAGACGTTTTAACAAGCTGAAAAAGTCATTCCCCTTCCTGGCAAACTTTCACGTATATCGA AAACTGGGCGGCAGCATGCAGTGTGAGGAGGGGACGGactggctgctggagctgctgctggaggtgcagctgcagcagtactTCCTGAGGATCCGGGACGACCTCAACGTCACCCGGCTGTCGCACTTCGACTACGTCAAGAATGAAGACCTGGAGAAGATCGGCATGGGGCGACCCG gACAGAGAAGACTGTGGGAAGCCGTCAAAAGGAGGAAAGCCATGTGCAAACGCAAGTCCTGGATGAGcaag GTGTTTAGTGGAAAACGTCCAGATGGGGGAGACTTTCCCCAGCAGGGCCaacccacctcctccttccgGAAGGCGTCCCCGCCTCCAGAAGGAGTCCCGGCCCTGCAGCTGGGGGGCGGCGGCGCTCTGCTGGACGGGCAGCACCAGGCTCTGACGTGCCTCATCCCAGAGAAGGACCTGACTCTGTTTGAGAAGCTGGGGGACGGCTCCTTCGGGGTTGTGAAGAGAGGGGAGTGGCTGACCCCCACAGGGAAGGTG CTGAACGTGGCCGTCAAGTGTCTGAAGACGGACGTTCTCAGCCAGCCCGACGCTCTGGAGGACTTCATCTGTGAGGTCAACGCCATGCACTCCCTGGACCACCAGAACCTGATCCGCCTCTATGGTGTGGTGCTCACACACCCAATGAAGATG GTGACGGAGCTGGCTCCTCTGGGTTCCCTGCTGGAGCGTCTCCGGTGCGTGCATCCTCAGGGCCCCGTGCTGATCCACACCCTGTGCCAGTACGCGGTGCAGGTGTCCTGCGGCATGGCCTACCTGGAGCAGAGGAGGTTCATCCACAGAGACCTGGCAGCCAG GAACATCCTTCTGGCCTCAGCCCACAAAATAAAGATCGGGGACTTTGGCCTGATGAGGGCGCTGCCCAACAACCACGAGCACTACGTCATGCAGGAGCACCGGAAGGTTCCCTTTGCATG GTGCGCTCCAGAGAGTCTGAAGACCAGGACGTTCTCCCACGCCACGGACACGTGGATGTTCGGCGTGACCCTGTGGGAGATGTTCACGCACGGCCAGGAGCCCTGGCTGGGCCTCAACGGGAGCCAG ATTCTGCACAAGATCGATAAAGAAGGTGAACGCCTCCCCAAGCCTGAAGACTGTCCGCAGGACATCTACAACGTCATGCTGCAGTGCTGGGCTCAGAAACCAGACGACAGGCCGACCTTCGTGGCCCTGCGCGAGTTCCTGCTCGAG ACCATGCCCACGGACATGTGTGCGCTGGAGGACTTTGACGAGCCCGACAAACTCCACATCCAGCTCAAcgacatcatcaccattatcgaGGGCAG GGCGGAGAACTACTGGTGGCGCGGCCAAAACAAACGCACCCTAAAGGTCGGCCAGTTCCCCCGAAACGTGGTGACATCGGTCGCAGGCCTGTCGGCTCACGACATCAGCCGGCCGCTCAAGAACAGCTTCATCCACACGGGACACGGAGACAGCAACCCCCGGCGCTGCTGGGGCTTCCCCGACAGGATTGACGA TTTGTACCTGGGAAACCCCATGGATCCTCCGGACGTCACCGGGGTGGATCTGGGCGATGCTCGGCCCACGCAGCTGCCAGGACGAGCTAAAA ggCCGTGCTACGATCCCGTGCACGAGGACGATGACCTGAATGTGGCGGCGCTGAAGAGGCTGTCGCTAAAGAAAAGCGCTTCAGTCAAGGGGCTGAAGCTGAAGCCCGCCGCCTGGGTCTCCGCCTCCAAACAGGGGAGCGGGCGGACGACGGGCTCTTGCTGCACCCCCAGCAGCGACATGTCGCTCATCGACTTTGGGGAGGAGAACCCGCCGCCCACGCCCTCCCCCGTGGTCGAAATTAGGACTCCATCCATATCGAAGCTGCTTTTGGAAGCAGAGAACCTTCTAGACCGGACGCCACCGCAGAGTCCGTGTAGATCGCTGCCTCGACCTCTTCACCCCACGCCTGTGGTGGACTGGGACGCCCGGCCGCTGCCCCCGCCTCCGGCCTACGACGACGTGGCCCAGGACGAAGAAGACATGGAG GTTTGCTCCATCAATAGTGTGGAGCCCCTGGGCGAGATCAAGGGTTCCGAGCAGTCGTCTTCGGAGGGGGACGTTCGCCTCCCATGTGGGACGGAGCgagcagtcctggaggacaacCTGTTCCTCCCCAGCAGGCACAACCAGGgcctctccacctccttctcccagtcaGCAGAAATTTTCCAAGAACTGCAGCAAGAATGTATGAGGAGACTCAACGTCCCAACGGGAGGCGCCACCCACGTAAACCCGCCGTCACAGACTCTTCACACCCCGGATGGACATCAGGAAAGTGTCCTGTCTAACGAGGACAGACCCCAGATCCCACCCCGCGTGCCCTTACCCCCTCGTCCTGTGAAAAGGGGCGAGTACGCCGCTGCTCGCTGGTCGAGGGACCTGTCTCTGACGCCCGCTGACCCCACGGAGGACGCTTCAGACTCAGCCCAGGACCAACCGCCCCAGGtccctcccagagaccctctgTCCCAGCCAGGCTCCAGGACTCCGAGCCCACGGGGCCCGGTGGTGGGTTCCCCCCATCAGTGGGTCTACTCTGTCAGCCCCACCGCCATGCAAGCTCCAGCCGGCTCCtacctctccacctctccagGTAAACTCATGCCCACCACCCACAGCTTCGCCTCCGATCCCAAATATGCTGCCCCCAAAGTGATCCAAGCCCAGGGGAAGGAGGCCCCCAGCCGGGGCCCCTGCATCCTCCCCATCGTGCGAGACGGACGCAAAGTAAGCAACACCCACTATTACCTTCTGCCGGAGAGGCCTCCCTACCTCGACCGCTACGACCACTTCTTCAGGGAGGCGGAGAATCTGCCCCTGGGGGAGGAGAAGCCCGGGCGGCAGGCCAACACCGCCACCGTCAGGCCGATGGTGGTCAGTGGCCCGGCCCAGCACGCAGAGCTGAAGGCAAACTTCtcctccaacaacaacaacagcagcctgGGCGGGCCACGCTCAGGAATGAAGACGTCCGTCAGCCTCCCTCGCGTCTGTTCAGACGGGCCGATGGCACCGGCGTCCTGTGGCGGGACGGACGGAGGAGTGAACTCAGCCGACAGAGTCAGGATG GTGCAGGAGGCGGTTCATGGGGTCACCCTGGAGGAGTGTCAGGCCGCCCTGCAGAACCACAGCTGGAACGTCCAGAAAGCCACGCATTACCTGAAG GTGGAGCAGTTGTTCTGTTTGGGTTTGAGGAGCCGCTCAGAGtgtctgaagctgctggagacgTGTGACTGGAACCTGGAAGTCGCCAGCACTCAGATGTTGGACAGCTACGGGTCCACGACCAGACAGAGGTGA
- the tnk2b gene encoding tyrosine kinase, non-receptor, 2b isoform X3, translated as MRRFNKLKKSFPFLANFHVYRKLGGSMQCEEGTDWLLELLLEVQLQQYFLRIRDDLNVTRLSHFDYVKNEDLEKIGMGRPGQRRLWEAVKRRKAMCKRKSWMSKVFSGKRPDGGDFPQQGQPTSSFRKASPPPEGVPALQLGGGGALLDGQHQALTCLIPEKDLTLFEKLGDGSFGVVKRGEWLTPTGKVLNVAVKCLKTDVLSQPDALEDFICEVNAMHSLDHQNLIRLYGVVLTHPMKMVTELAPLGSLLERLRCVHPQGPVLIHTLCQYAVQVSCGMAYLEQRRFIHRDLAARNILLASAHKIKIGDFGLMRALPNNHEHYVMQEHRKVPFAWCAPESLKTRTFSHATDTWMFGVTLWEMFTHGQEPWLGLNGSQILHKIDKEGERLPKPEDCPQDIYNVMLQCWAQKPDDRPTFVALREFLLETMPTDMCALEDFDEPDKLHIQLNDIITIIEGRAENYWWRGQNKRTLKVGQFPRNVVTSVAGLSAHDISRPLKNSFIHTGHGDSNPRRCWGFPDRIDDLYLGNPMDPPDVTGVDLGDARPTQLPGRAKKEPPPRPPQPAVLIKSKSASPQQLLAHRSCPLCSLLVPLLKGPCYDPVHEDDDLNVAALKRLSLKKSASVKGLKLKPAAWVSASKQGSGRTTGSCCTPSSDMSLIDFGEENPPPTPSPVVEIRTPSISKLLLEAENLLDRTPPQSPCRSLPRPLHPTPVVDWDARPLPPPPAYDDVAQDEEDMEVCSINSVEPLGEIKGSEQSSSEGDVRLPCGTERAVLEDNLFLPSRHNQGLSTSFSQSAEIFQELQQECMRRLNVPTGGATHVNPPSQTLHTPDGHQESVLSNEDRPQIPPRVPLPPRPVKRGEYAAARWSRDLSLTPADPTEDASDSAQDQPPQVPPRDPLSQPGSRTPSPRGPVVGSPHQWVYSVSPTAMQAPAGSYLSTSPGKLMPTTHSFASDPKYAAPKVIQAQGKEAPSRGPCILPIVRDGRKVSNTHYYLLPERPPYLDRYDHFFREAENLPLGEEKPGRQANTATVRPMVVSGPAQHAELKANFSSNNNNSSLGGPRSGMKTSVSLPRVCSDGPMAPASCGGTDGGVNSADRVRMVQEAVHGVTLEECQAALQNHSWNVQKATHYLKVEQLFCLGLRSRSECLKLLETCDWNLEVASTQMLDSYGSTTRQRR; from the exons ATGAGACGTTTTAACAAGCTGAAAAAGTCATTCCCCTTCCTGGCAAACTTTCACGTATATCGA AAACTGGGCGGCAGCATGCAGTGTGAGGAGGGGACGGactggctgctggagctgctgctggaggtgcagctgcagcagtactTCCTGAGGATCCGGGACGACCTCAACGTCACCCGGCTGTCGCACTTCGACTACGTCAAGAATGAAGACCTGGAGAAGATCGGCATGGGGCGACCCG gACAGAGAAGACTGTGGGAAGCCGTCAAAAGGAGGAAAGCCATGTGCAAACGCAAGTCCTGGATGAGcaag GTGTTTAGTGGAAAACGTCCAGATGGGGGAGACTTTCCCCAGCAGGGCCaacccacctcctccttccgGAAGGCGTCCCCGCCTCCAGAAGGAGTCCCGGCCCTGCAGCTGGGGGGCGGCGGCGCTCTGCTGGACGGGCAGCACCAGGCTCTGACGTGCCTCATCCCAGAGAAGGACCTGACTCTGTTTGAGAAGCTGGGGGACGGCTCCTTCGGGGTTGTGAAGAGAGGGGAGTGGCTGACCCCCACAGGGAAGGTG CTGAACGTGGCCGTCAAGTGTCTGAAGACGGACGTTCTCAGCCAGCCCGACGCTCTGGAGGACTTCATCTGTGAGGTCAACGCCATGCACTCCCTGGACCACCAGAACCTGATCCGCCTCTATGGTGTGGTGCTCACACACCCAATGAAGATG GTGACGGAGCTGGCTCCTCTGGGTTCCCTGCTGGAGCGTCTCCGGTGCGTGCATCCTCAGGGCCCCGTGCTGATCCACACCCTGTGCCAGTACGCGGTGCAGGTGTCCTGCGGCATGGCCTACCTGGAGCAGAGGAGGTTCATCCACAGAGACCTGGCAGCCAG GAACATCCTTCTGGCCTCAGCCCACAAAATAAAGATCGGGGACTTTGGCCTGATGAGGGCGCTGCCCAACAACCACGAGCACTACGTCATGCAGGAGCACCGGAAGGTTCCCTTTGCATG GTGCGCTCCAGAGAGTCTGAAGACCAGGACGTTCTCCCACGCCACGGACACGTGGATGTTCGGCGTGACCCTGTGGGAGATGTTCACGCACGGCCAGGAGCCCTGGCTGGGCCTCAACGGGAGCCAG ATTCTGCACAAGATCGATAAAGAAGGTGAACGCCTCCCCAAGCCTGAAGACTGTCCGCAGGACATCTACAACGTCATGCTGCAGTGCTGGGCTCAGAAACCAGACGACAGGCCGACCTTCGTGGCCCTGCGCGAGTTCCTGCTCGAG ACCATGCCCACGGACATGTGTGCGCTGGAGGACTTTGACGAGCCCGACAAACTCCACATCCAGCTCAAcgacatcatcaccattatcgaGGGCAG GGCGGAGAACTACTGGTGGCGCGGCCAAAACAAACGCACCCTAAAGGTCGGCCAGTTCCCCCGAAACGTGGTGACATCGGTCGCAGGCCTGTCGGCTCACGACATCAGCCGGCCGCTCAAGAACAGCTTCATCCACACGGGACACGGAGACAGCAACCCCCGGCGCTGCTGGGGCTTCCCCGACAGGATTGACGA TTTGTACCTGGGAAACCCCATGGATCCTCCGGACGTCACCGGGGTGGATCTGGGCGATGCTCGGCCCACGCAGCTGCCAGGACGAGCTAAAA AGGAGCCCCCACCCCGGCCCCCTCAGCCAGCAGTGTTAATCAAGAGTAAGTCTGCGTCTCCGCAGCAGCTCCTTGCCCATCGCTCCTGCCCCCTCTGTTCCCTACTAGTTCCTCTCCTCAAAG ggCCGTGCTACGATCCCGTGCACGAGGACGATGACCTGAATGTGGCGGCGCTGAAGAGGCTGTCGCTAAAGAAAAGCGCTTCAGTCAAGGGGCTGAAGCTGAAGCCCGCCGCCTGGGTCTCCGCCTCCAAACAGGGGAGCGGGCGGACGACGGGCTCTTGCTGCACCCCCAGCAGCGACATGTCGCTCATCGACTTTGGGGAGGAGAACCCGCCGCCCACGCCCTCCCCCGTGGTCGAAATTAGGACTCCATCCATATCGAAGCTGCTTTTGGAAGCAGAGAACCTTCTAGACCGGACGCCACCGCAGAGTCCGTGTAGATCGCTGCCTCGACCTCTTCACCCCACGCCTGTGGTGGACTGGGACGCCCGGCCGCTGCCCCCGCCTCCGGCCTACGACGACGTGGCCCAGGACGAAGAAGACATGGAG GTTTGCTCCATCAATAGTGTGGAGCCCCTGGGCGAGATCAAGGGTTCCGAGCAGTCGTCTTCGGAGGGGGACGTTCGCCTCCCATGTGGGACGGAGCgagcagtcctggaggacaacCTGTTCCTCCCCAGCAGGCACAACCAGGgcctctccacctccttctcccagtcaGCAGAAATTTTCCAAGAACTGCAGCAAGAATGTATGAGGAGACTCAACGTCCCAACGGGAGGCGCCACCCACGTAAACCCGCCGTCACAGACTCTTCACACCCCGGATGGACATCAGGAAAGTGTCCTGTCTAACGAGGACAGACCCCAGATCCCACCCCGCGTGCCCTTACCCCCTCGTCCTGTGAAAAGGGGCGAGTACGCCGCTGCTCGCTGGTCGAGGGACCTGTCTCTGACGCCCGCTGACCCCACGGAGGACGCTTCAGACTCAGCCCAGGACCAACCGCCCCAGGtccctcccagagaccctctgTCCCAGCCAGGCTCCAGGACTCCGAGCCCACGGGGCCCGGTGGTGGGTTCCCCCCATCAGTGGGTCTACTCTGTCAGCCCCACCGCCATGCAAGCTCCAGCCGGCTCCtacctctccacctctccagGTAAACTCATGCCCACCACCCACAGCTTCGCCTCCGATCCCAAATATGCTGCCCCCAAAGTGATCCAAGCCCAGGGGAAGGAGGCCCCCAGCCGGGGCCCCTGCATCCTCCCCATCGTGCGAGACGGACGCAAAGTAAGCAACACCCACTATTACCTTCTGCCGGAGAGGCCTCCCTACCTCGACCGCTACGACCACTTCTTCAGGGAGGCGGAGAATCTGCCCCTGGGGGAGGAGAAGCCCGGGCGGCAGGCCAACACCGCCACCGTCAGGCCGATGGTGGTCAGTGGCCCGGCCCAGCACGCAGAGCTGAAGGCAAACTTCtcctccaacaacaacaacagcagcctgGGCGGGCCACGCTCAGGAATGAAGACGTCCGTCAGCCTCCCTCGCGTCTGTTCAGACGGGCCGATGGCACCGGCGTCCTGTGGCGGGACGGACGGAGGAGTGAACTCAGCCGACAGAGTCAGGATG GTGCAGGAGGCGGTTCATGGGGTCACCCTGGAGGAGTGTCAGGCCGCCCTGCAGAACCACAGCTGGAACGTCCAGAAAGCCACGCATTACCTGAAG GTGGAGCAGTTGTTCTGTTTGGGTTTGAGGAGCCGCTCAGAGtgtctgaagctgctggagacgTGTGACTGGAACCTGGAAGTCGCCAGCACTCAGATGTTGGACAGCTACGGGTCCACGACCAGACAGAG ACGGTGA
- the tnk2b gene encoding tyrosine kinase, non-receptor, 2b isoform X2: MGETAEYQRLQEGAEGDHQQLPSDEEEKLGGSMQCEEGTDWLLELLLEVQLQQYFLRIRDDLNVTRLSHFDYVKNEDLEKIGMGRPGQRRLWEAVKRRKAMCKRKSWMSKVFSGKRPDGGDFPQQGQPTSSFRKASPPPEGVPALQLGGGGALLDGQHQALTCLIPEKDLTLFEKLGDGSFGVVKRGEWLTPTGKLNVAVKCLKTDVLSQPDALEDFICEVNAMHSLDHQNLIRLYGVVLTHPMKMVTELAPLGSLLERLRCVHPQGPVLIHTLCQYAVQVSCGMAYLEQRRFIHRDLAARNILLASAHKIKIGDFGLMRALPNNHEHYVMQEHRKVPFAWCAPESLKTRTFSHATDTWMFGVTLWEMFTHGQEPWLGLNGSQILHKIDKEGERLPKPEDCPQDIYNVMLQCWAQKPDDRPTFVALREFLLETMPTDMCALEDFDEPDKLHIQLNDIITIIEGRAENYWWRGQNKRTLKVGQFPRNVVTSVAGLSAHDISRPLKNSFIHTGHGDSNPRRCWGFPDRIDDLYLGNPMDPPDVTGVDLGDARPTQLPGRAKKEPPPRPPQPAVLIKSKSASPQQLLAHRSCPLCSLLVPLLKGPCYDPVHEDDDLNVAALKRLSLKKSASVKGLKLKPAAWVSASKQGSGRTTGSCCTPSSDMSLIDFGEENPPPTPSPVVEIRTPSISKLLLEAENLLDRTPPQSPCRSLPRPLHPTPVVDWDARPLPPPPAYDDVAQDEEDMEVCSINSVEPLGEIKGSEQSSSEGDVRLPCGTERAVLEDNLFLPSRHNQGLSTSFSQSAEIFQELQQECMRRLNVPTGGATHVNPPSQTLHTPDGHQESVLSNEDRPQIPPRVPLPPRPVKRGEYAAARWSRDLSLTPADPTEDASDSAQDQPPQVPPRDPLSQPGSRTPSPRGPVVGSPHQWVYSVSPTAMQAPAGSYLSTSPGKLMPTTHSFASDPKYAAPKVIQAQGKEAPSRGPCILPIVRDGRKVSNTHYYLLPERPPYLDRYDHFFREAENLPLGEEKPGRQANTATVRPMVVSGPAQHAELKANFSSNNNNSSLGGPRSGMKTSVSLPRVCSDGPMAPASCGGTDGGVNSADRVRMVQEAVHGVTLEECQAALQNHSWNVQKATHYLKVEQLFCLGLRSRSECLKLLETCDWNLEVASTQMLDSYGSTTRQRR, encoded by the exons AAACTGGGCGGCAGCATGCAGTGTGAGGAGGGGACGGactggctgctggagctgctgctggaggtgcagctgcagcagtactTCCTGAGGATCCGGGACGACCTCAACGTCACCCGGCTGTCGCACTTCGACTACGTCAAGAATGAAGACCTGGAGAAGATCGGCATGGGGCGACCCG gACAGAGAAGACTGTGGGAAGCCGTCAAAAGGAGGAAAGCCATGTGCAAACGCAAGTCCTGGATGAGcaag GTGTTTAGTGGAAAACGTCCAGATGGGGGAGACTTTCCCCAGCAGGGCCaacccacctcctccttccgGAAGGCGTCCCCGCCTCCAGAAGGAGTCCCGGCCCTGCAGCTGGGGGGCGGCGGCGCTCTGCTGGACGGGCAGCACCAGGCTCTGACGTGCCTCATCCCAGAGAAGGACCTGACTCTGTTTGAGAAGCTGGGGGACGGCTCCTTCGGGGTTGTGAAGAGAGGGGAGTGGCTGACCCCCACAGGGAAG CTGAACGTGGCCGTCAAGTGTCTGAAGACGGACGTTCTCAGCCAGCCCGACGCTCTGGAGGACTTCATCTGTGAGGTCAACGCCATGCACTCCCTGGACCACCAGAACCTGATCCGCCTCTATGGTGTGGTGCTCACACACCCAATGAAGATG GTGACGGAGCTGGCTCCTCTGGGTTCCCTGCTGGAGCGTCTCCGGTGCGTGCATCCTCAGGGCCCCGTGCTGATCCACACCCTGTGCCAGTACGCGGTGCAGGTGTCCTGCGGCATGGCCTACCTGGAGCAGAGGAGGTTCATCCACAGAGACCTGGCAGCCAG GAACATCCTTCTGGCCTCAGCCCACAAAATAAAGATCGGGGACTTTGGCCTGATGAGGGCGCTGCCCAACAACCACGAGCACTACGTCATGCAGGAGCACCGGAAGGTTCCCTTTGCATG GTGCGCTCCAGAGAGTCTGAAGACCAGGACGTTCTCCCACGCCACGGACACGTGGATGTTCGGCGTGACCCTGTGGGAGATGTTCACGCACGGCCAGGAGCCCTGGCTGGGCCTCAACGGGAGCCAG ATTCTGCACAAGATCGATAAAGAAGGTGAACGCCTCCCCAAGCCTGAAGACTGTCCGCAGGACATCTACAACGTCATGCTGCAGTGCTGGGCTCAGAAACCAGACGACAGGCCGACCTTCGTGGCCCTGCGCGAGTTCCTGCTCGAG ACCATGCCCACGGACATGTGTGCGCTGGAGGACTTTGACGAGCCCGACAAACTCCACATCCAGCTCAAcgacatcatcaccattatcgaGGGCAG GGCGGAGAACTACTGGTGGCGCGGCCAAAACAAACGCACCCTAAAGGTCGGCCAGTTCCCCCGAAACGTGGTGACATCGGTCGCAGGCCTGTCGGCTCACGACATCAGCCGGCCGCTCAAGAACAGCTTCATCCACACGGGACACGGAGACAGCAACCCCCGGCGCTGCTGGGGCTTCCCCGACAGGATTGACGA TTTGTACCTGGGAAACCCCATGGATCCTCCGGACGTCACCGGGGTGGATCTGGGCGATGCTCGGCCCACGCAGCTGCCAGGACGAGCTAAAA AGGAGCCCCCACCCCGGCCCCCTCAGCCAGCAGTGTTAATCAAGAGTAAGTCTGCGTCTCCGCAGCAGCTCCTTGCCCATCGCTCCTGCCCCCTCTGTTCCCTACTAGTTCCTCTCCTCAAAG ggCCGTGCTACGATCCCGTGCACGAGGACGATGACCTGAATGTGGCGGCGCTGAAGAGGCTGTCGCTAAAGAAAAGCGCTTCAGTCAAGGGGCTGAAGCTGAAGCCCGCCGCCTGGGTCTCCGCCTCCAAACAGGGGAGCGGGCGGACGACGGGCTCTTGCTGCACCCCCAGCAGCGACATGTCGCTCATCGACTTTGGGGAGGAGAACCCGCCGCCCACGCCCTCCCCCGTGGTCGAAATTAGGACTCCATCCATATCGAAGCTGCTTTTGGAAGCAGAGAACCTTCTAGACCGGACGCCACCGCAGAGTCCGTGTAGATCGCTGCCTCGACCTCTTCACCCCACGCCTGTGGTGGACTGGGACGCCCGGCCGCTGCCCCCGCCTCCGGCCTACGACGACGTGGCCCAGGACGAAGAAGACATGGAG GTTTGCTCCATCAATAGTGTGGAGCCCCTGGGCGAGATCAAGGGTTCCGAGCAGTCGTCTTCGGAGGGGGACGTTCGCCTCCCATGTGGGACGGAGCgagcagtcctggaggacaacCTGTTCCTCCCCAGCAGGCACAACCAGGgcctctccacctccttctcccagtcaGCAGAAATTTTCCAAGAACTGCAGCAAGAATGTATGAGGAGACTCAACGTCCCAACGGGAGGCGCCACCCACGTAAACCCGCCGTCACAGACTCTTCACACCCCGGATGGACATCAGGAAAGTGTCCTGTCTAACGAGGACAGACCCCAGATCCCACCCCGCGTGCCCTTACCCCCTCGTCCTGTGAAAAGGGGCGAGTACGCCGCTGCTCGCTGGTCGAGGGACCTGTCTCTGACGCCCGCTGACCCCACGGAGGACGCTTCAGACTCAGCCCAGGACCAACCGCCCCAGGtccctcccagagaccctctgTCCCAGCCAGGCTCCAGGACTCCGAGCCCACGGGGCCCGGTGGTGGGTTCCCCCCATCAGTGGGTCTACTCTGTCAGCCCCACCGCCATGCAAGCTCCAGCCGGCTCCtacctctccacctctccagGTAAACTCATGCCCACCACCCACAGCTTCGCCTCCGATCCCAAATATGCTGCCCCCAAAGTGATCCAAGCCCAGGGGAAGGAGGCCCCCAGCCGGGGCCCCTGCATCCTCCCCATCGTGCGAGACGGACGCAAAGTAAGCAACACCCACTATTACCTTCTGCCGGAGAGGCCTCCCTACCTCGACCGCTACGACCACTTCTTCAGGGAGGCGGAGAATCTGCCCCTGGGGGAGGAGAAGCCCGGGCGGCAGGCCAACACCGCCACCGTCAGGCCGATGGTGGTCAGTGGCCCGGCCCAGCACGCAGAGCTGAAGGCAAACTTCtcctccaacaacaacaacagcagcctgGGCGGGCCACGCTCAGGAATGAAGACGTCCGTCAGCCTCCCTCGCGTCTGTTCAGACGGGCCGATGGCACCGGCGTCCTGTGGCGGGACGGACGGAGGAGTGAACTCAGCCGACAGAGTCAGGATG GTGCAGGAGGCGGTTCATGGGGTCACCCTGGAGGAGTGTCAGGCCGCCCTGCAGAACCACAGCTGGAACGTCCAGAAAGCCACGCATTACCTGAAG GTGGAGCAGTTGTTCTGTTTGGGTTTGAGGAGCCGCTCAGAGtgtctgaagctgctggagacgTGTGACTGGAACCTGGAAGTCGCCAGCACTCAGATGTTGGACAGCTACGGGTCCACGACCAGACAGAG ACGGTGA